The proteins below are encoded in one region of Bombus vancouverensis nearcticus chromosome 8, iyBomVanc1_principal, whole genome shotgun sequence:
- the LOC143302972 gene encoding uncharacterized protein LOC143302972 isoform X1 — translation MAISIIVLISLNITSIPNIAALTVPNSIKPIHKLDTVFFAIVVNVFSSIIPRMFTVPGTIVFPVAPLANAFKTADFSAGNMTWSRSASRSFWVCIPLVANDDGAEYCHVWRTSGRSSCGAIVSMGFGTNLCQSPSILYSVVIVGCMLQSPMEFREIVVTLRWLPLQSYPTRPYAILMRVDSISIWSCA, via the exons atggctatatctattatcgtcttgattagtttaaatattacaagtattccaaatattgctgcactgacagttccaaattccataaaaccaatccataagcttgatacggtattttttgctattgtcgttaatgtgttttcgtccatcattcccaggatgtttactgttccagggacgattgtttttcctgttgctcctctggccaatgcgttcaagactgcagatttttctgccgggaacatgacgtggtcccgtagtgcatcgaggtctttttgggtatgtattccgctcgtggccaacgacgatggtgctgaatattgccacgtttggcgtacgtccgggcggagttcctgtggtgcaattgtttccatgggttttggtacgaatttgtgccagagtccgtcgatattgtatagcgtag tcattgtaggctgtatgctgcagtccccgatggagtttagagagatagtggtaacgttgaggtggttgccattgcagtcatatcctaccaggccgtatgctattttgatgagg gtggatagcatcagtatttggtcttgtgcgtag
- the LOC143302972 gene encoding uncharacterized protein LOC143302972 isoform X2, whose translation MTWSRSASRSFWVCIPLVANDDGAEYCHVWRTSGRSSCGAIVSMGFGTNLCQSPSILYSVVIVGCMLQSPMEFREIVVTLRWLPLQSYPTRPYAILMRVDSISIWSCA comes from the exons atgacgtggtcccgtagtgcatcgaggtctttttgggtatgtattccgctcgtggccaacgacgatggtgctgaatattgccacgtttggcgtacgtccgggcggagttcctgtggtgcaattgtttccatgggttttggtacgaatttgtgccagagtccgtcgatattgtatagcgtag tcattgtaggctgtatgctgcagtccccgatggagtttagagagatagtggtaacgttgaggtggttgccattgcagtcatatcctaccaggccgtatgctattttgatgagg gtggatagcatcagtatttggtcttgtgcgtag
- the LOC143302968 gene encoding uncharacterized protein LOC143302968 produces the protein MAAASLSFQCLLGQHAQLRCSPITRTSSFELFCASVIDVRTMFAESFPSEVPFQTSLPKRKRDSEEPMGDSGGPIKRMRPCDKPRISEWLEELFNIGAEAVSKLGFDDLVTFDENFFDAETVVLEREPPLVEIVDTDRCVKVRFANEIPEEVLEAHLRHHASGRKGISPVVRYWCMREFSELYPGAPCFDFDLV, from the exons atggctgcagcatcattatcatttcaatgtttgctcgggcaacacgcgcagctccgctgctctcccataacaaggacctcctccttcgagttgttttgc gcttcggtgatcgacgttcgaacaatgtttgcggagtcgtttccatcagaggttcctttccagacttccctg cccaagcgaaagagggattccgaagaacccatgggcgactcgggaggaccaatcaaacgcatgcggccctgtgataaaccacgaatatcagagtggttggaggaactattcaacattggtgccgaggccgtgtcgaaattgggctttgacgatttggttactttcgacgagaatttcttcgatgcagagaccgtcgtattggagagggaaccccctctggttgaaatcgttgataccgatcgttgcgtgaaagttcgttttgcgaatgaaattcccgaagaggttttggaggcacatcttcgtcaccatgcttctgggagaaagggaatttcccctgttgtgcgctattggtgtatgcgtgagttcagcgaactttatcccggagctccttgcttcgattttgatttagtgtag